In Channa argus isolate prfri chromosome 15, Channa argus male v1.0, whole genome shotgun sequence, the DNA window TACATTCTTCTAGCCCTAGCACTATCGCCTGGATCCCATTCCCACAGATTGACAAGGCACACAGAAAAACCCTTGGTTTCCCTTGGCTTCCTCAACAGCAAGACCTCCtccaagttttttttcccaaggtGTTTTCACTCAGGCCGTGTGCAGTGACACTGTAAGAGGGTGCAGATGCTGTGTTTCATTAACATAGCCCGGGGATAAAAACAACCTGGGATGCTGTTGCCTTCTACATATGTGATGTAGTATACCAGAAAAAGGACACAAATgctaatttatatatattttcttcattttagagtttaataatcattttgttgtcattatggTGACTCCAAATTACCTGCTGAGAGCGAATGGCTGATGAATATAATTGACACTGTTACTCAGTGGATATTATGGAGTTGCTTTATGATCAGGTCCTAATAAACTTAATATAATCTACATATCTGCAATTACATCCAACAACCAGACCATGTTCCTGTCATTCTTTAAACATTACCAGACCGATGCTACTGTTGGCAGTAGTAATAGTGATGGATGGCTAATGCCCATCTGTTCTCTATTACTGTGCTAGATTACCTTGTTACTTGTTATCTCAGTTTCCAATCTGCGCTAATGTGATTATCTACGGACGGTCATAGATCATAGTCTGGGTGGTGGGAGGGGGGTGGGAAAACACGAGATATCTCAAAGATTGTTTGATtgcttttaatgtattttatagaCTATtttaacccttagatgcatGAGTGACTGGACGCTACCCTAAATGGTTAAAAATGGATTTTTATGCCACCTttggttaaaatatttttatttttcactttttaaacatttttaacatttttaaaagattttgaaaatttgaaaagaaaattacacaacagcaatagaacaatgtcaacatccatattgcatttgtgtgtttccgTATAAATGTTGAATGGCCACTTATACATACAGCGCTTTGttttcaaagtgctttttaattttgcttatcattcacccattcacacacacgcacacgcagatggcggtggctgccatggaAGGTGCTCAGCTGACctactgggagcaacttggggttcagtgtcttgcccaaggacacttcggcaCATAGTCAGGAGGGTCCAAGAAttgaatcactgaccctgtggttcgtggacaactgcctcaccagctgagctacagccacgtAACTTGTAGTAGTCTCACactctgtgtgagagagagtatatgcatgtatgtatgtgtgtgtgtgtgtgtgtgtgcgtgtaactTTTCTTGCCTTTCTTGTCTCATCACTGTATGCAGTTGTGACAAACTACCTGTTTCTGGCTGTGAACATTGCACACAGGTACCTTGTATCTCCCACACCAATTGTTGACTTTATGATTACTTGAATGTTGTGAATGACAAGAATGTATAAAAGCAGAAGCCTGAGTCAAAGCAGAGTCTGTGGTTTCCATGAAATTCCATAGAAAATTAATTTGGGTCATTTTTGATCCAGCTATGGAAGTTTGGggtagtaataaaaaaaatacaatttcgtAATATGTATAAATTGTAGGTTAAATATTTAAGTGGCATGATATCAAAAACATGGTTTTTGAGAAATAGCTGGACTATGAAATGATAACAACTTTTCGTTACAAAGATATTGCAAGAAAACGCATCATCGCATCATTTTCGACCCACCTATGCTTCTAAGGGTTGatgactttttctttattttctttttgcttttttcttaaAGTAAAATTCTCACTTTGTGGTGAGCTTCAGAAATCTGATTATTACAGCCCTTTTtgctatatttttttaatttgagaaCTGAGTGTGATCTTGCTGGTGAAAACACCACCACATTTAAATAACTAGATGTTCTCTACTATCTTTCTATCTTCAGGAATAAAGCATAATGCACTAGAAAAGAGGCGCTATATGTTTGAAGTTTTATGAAACTGTGCTTAACCTTATATCTTCTTACATATTATTTGTTTCCTTGTTTACCAGTCCTCCCCTTAGTCTCCTGTATCTCGCTATTGTAAAtcttataaattataaaacatgaaaattataaaataaatacattcaagtttttctccctcttcctcccaGTTATGATATGGTGCATTATGGCCACTCCAACCAGCTGCGACAGGCCAAGGCCATGGGAGATTACCTCATCGTTGGAGTACACACAGACAGTAAGCATCCATTCCTGAATAAGCAGTAGACACAGTACAAATAAGGCATCAGCTGTGTAACTAGTAACCTCAGTGTTTAATGTAGAAGACGCTGTTGTGATAGTAGTTCAGCAACTTTGCAATTGAGCCTGATCCTTCTGTGCCCACTGTGACATAGTGAAAACCCAGAGTTACTGCTTTGAAGCCCAGAGTTAAGCAAATTCTCTCTCTGATGAAGTGATGATAAAATAGTTCAAGCTGTTCATGCCGAATTTCAGTCACTCAAAAACTGCTTATCAGAAAGTCATGCAAATAGGGATTTCCTCTGTGTTCTAGTAACCTCAGCCAAAGCgttctatgtgtgtgtcagcatcATCATTTAATTGGAGGGTTTCTCTTTTCAAGGTGAAATTGCAAGGCACAAGGGTCCGCCAGTCTTCACTCAGGAAGAAAGATACAAGATGGTGCGAGCCATAAAATGGGTGGATGAGGTTGTGGAAGGAGCCCCTTATGTCACCACCCTTGAAACCCTCGACAAGTACAACTGTGACTTTTGTGTGCACGGAGGTACATTATATGATAAAATGgtgtatttttcttaaaaatacagATTAGTTCCAAGTATGATGCTAGATCACTTATGTAAGGAACAATTACAGGCGGATATAACATGGATGTATGCTGTTGCTTTTAGATGATATAACTCTAACAGTGGACGGGAAGGATACCTATGAAGAGGTGAAGCAGTCAGGGCGATACAGGTGAGATTTCCATTTGAAGtaggcagaaaaaaatacagttggGATGGAATTTGAAAGGTATGTTTCTTCAGCTGTCACACAGTGTTGTGTATTGTTACAGGGAGTGTAAGAGAACCCAGGGAGTTTCGACTACAGATCTGGTTGGCAGGATGCTGCTGATGACTAAAGCACACCACAGCAACATTGTGAGTACAGCCTCTCTTTCTTTTAACTATTTCATAATGGACGAGATGCCTAATTCCCCCCTCTCTTCTCTGTAGGATAGTTCAGATTACCAGCAGCACAAGGGCAACTTTGGGAAGGTAAATACCAAATGTTTTCCCATCTTATTTTGATGCTACCCACCTCATAGCTTACTTCTTAAAACCCTATTTGTGCCTGTTTACCTTCATCTAACTTGACAGTTTTGTCATTCATGAAAAATGAGCCATGTGTCAGCCACTATTAAATACAGGCCTTTGCTGTGGTCTCACTTTCTAATGGAGTAGTGGGCTGTGGCAGTCATCAATCCTGGATGGTTTCAGTAACTCAGAGTCAACatgctgttattttaaatagtgtgAAAACAGCAGATGCTTTGCTTATATTGGAGCCTCTAAGAAAGGAAGCTGTCAATTTGGCAGGGGTTGAATAAATGCACTGGGGATCTGTGGGACAGCTTTGAGTGGATGACCAAACGTGACATTACTGTTCCCACCACTGGGTGGCGATGATTCCTCATTCTAGTCTCACTGTGCAGATAATCTGGTGAATCTACAGTATCTTATTGCTTTCTTTATACTCATTGTGGTTGTTTCTTGATTACAAGCTGCATGGTCAGAAGGGTCACAGTCCCTGGACAGGGGTGTCTCAATTCCTGCAGACTTCACAGAAGATCATCCAATTTGCTTCAGGCCAGGAGCCTCAACCCGGAGAAACTATCATCTATGTGGCAGGAGCCTTCGACCTCTTTCGTATCTTTTTGTTGTAATGAAAATCCTACACACCAAATAtgcaatttaattaaaatcatgGTAAATGTAATTGCTGCTAAGTAGTTGTCACCTTTGACTAGTCTTTTGTCAGACATTGGCCATGTGGACTTCCTGGAAGCAGTGCATAAGCTTGCAGAAAAGCCATACATTATAGTGGGGTTGCACTTTGATCAGGTGAAACTCCTGCTCTTTATTGTCTGTTTGGAACAGTTTACCACCTCTGTAGCGTGTgttcacaaatgtttatttctactATTTTCAGGAGGTGAATCGTTACAAAGGGAAAAACTACCCAATCATGAATGTTCACGAGAGAACGCTCAGCGTCCTGGCTTGTCGAGTGCGTTCTTCTTGCTCGTTTATTATTCATAAGCACATTGCACCACTTCTTACTGTATATTACCTTCATGTATAACACATTTTTGTGCACTTTTTCCCAACAGTACGTGTCAGAAGTGGTGATTGGGGCTCCCTTTGCAGTCACAAAAGATTTGCTGGACCATTTCAAGGTAACTAACCGTAATCCATTTCCCTTTCACCACTAGGTTATAACGTTCTCAATAAACAGTGATTGCAACTTAATAGCTGTGTACCGACAGGTGGATCTCGTTTGCCatggaaagacagaaatatacCCTGACAAAGATGGTTCAGACCCTTATGCTGTAAGACCAGAAACACTATCACACTATTGTGAATTTTAGAGAACACCTTTGTGAAATAATCTGCAGTGGCGATgaatcacattttttattcatttcattctgTCACACTCAGGAGCCCAGGAGACAAGGAAATCTGCGGACTGTTGACAGTGGGAACACCCTCACTACAGATGCCATTGTACAGAGGATAATCAAGAACaggtattattatttatttatgagtaTACATTGCTTTGGACCAGGGATTTAAGAGAtacagtcatttttttatttcctttgtgtGATACAGGTTGCTATTTGAAGCAAGGAACCAGAAGAAAGAGGCCAAAGAGATCGCTGTCATCCAGGCCATGAAGcgacaagaggaggaaaaaactaaagaaagagCCAAGGCTGTGCTGTAGGACAATCCCCAAAAGGCACTATGAACTGAGTGTGACTGCAACAAGGATGAGCTCAATTAATTGTGACTGATGTGCAGTAGAATCTACCCTTTTATATGTATTGTGACATCCTCCACACATGGTCGTGGATAATAGCAGCAGTCTTTTCAACAGCCCACTTGTAGACAAAGCAGCTAAGTGTGCTGTGGGAATATCAGGTATACAGTGTATGCGTGTATGTGCGAGTGTGGGTCagattatattaatatattctGTATATGCAACTACATGTTCATAACAGTGAACAaggcacacatacagtacacagatCTCTAACCACTGAATTATGGACATCAAGAAAgttgagaaaagaaagaaagtggcaTTTCTTCAACAGTTTTATGTCTTtggatattttaaatttttcaaGTACtcttatgttttttgtgttactgtatatCAAGAAGGTAAGTGGGACCTAAAATGTTCAGGCATTTAACTATCGCAAAAAAATGTGATTGGATTTTATCATTTCTGtggggctgctgctgctttctacTCAACAATGGGTTTAGCCCCATATctttgtatatactgtatgtactttaTGTGTCTATTGTTAAGTGATAACAGGCTCTCTGGAGGATGCAGCGAATACTAGAGAATTGGGGGAGAAAAATTCACTGCTTTTGCCTCCCGGTTTTAACTTGGGTTAATAAGAGGCAATGAAACAGTGTACTGCACTGTCTACACAACCTACGCAGACATCATCAGAACTGTTCTGTTTTTACTGGTACGGCAGGTTTTTAACTCACAAATGATGCACACTGTCGCCTGCACACCCGACCTTTTGAGTGCAATGTCTTTTAGTTTACACTCCTTATATTTATATAGAGAGTACTAAAGAGTTGttttaaatgctgcttttaacTTTTAGTTTTCATTGTATAGCTAGAGATCTAATGCATAAGCTCAGTGTTGTTGACTTGAGCATGAAGTAAACCTCTTACTCTCAATTTTGAGTCTCCCAAACAATTTAACCACTGTCTATACATCAAATgagataaaataatatattttttgtagaTGTATATTTTAATCATCTCATCCCCGTTAACTACTGTATAGATTGTTtcctattgtttaaaaaaagcattgcaATATGTCTGTTTGTCAAGTTGGAATGTATTCAGTGTGGGCTATAGTCTATGTTAATGACAACTCCCAGTTGACAAATACTGTAGAAAACAATGGGACTACAGTGTTTCTTTGTCATTAATAATAACTCTTAAATCTAAAATGATTTTTGTGGTCTTAATTtgactaaaaattaaaatatcagaGTGTCTGAGAGGATTATCATGTCTAATTAATTCCCTCAATAATTACATAAATGGGTAAACCCATTAGTGGCATAATGAAAGGTAAGGTCATGTTTTGGGCATAGATATAACCTTTGATCAGAAAAGATTTAAATTCACATATGACTCACAAAGAGTTTATTAAATGTCAGCCTATTAAGATTAGATTATATTAGAAGCAGATTGGGACCCAGCATTGACAGAGTTTCAAAAAGACATAATCTACAGTAGAGGAAAAGGTAATGGGTTAAGTAATGTTTGTGAAAGTGGaagcattttacagtaaatttgtGTATGACCAAGCGCAGGTGATCAAGCAGATTATGAGCAATTATTGGAGAAATTCACCATTTTATGGCCCCCATGTTGTGTATGGTTTGAGTCATTCGGAAATGtcattcagtatttatttattgatttattttttagcaatCATGCTCTGTGCCAGCAGGCCGGTGACGGAAGGTGCATTCATAATTTTGcgtaaaaattaattattttcggAATTCAAgatttttatcttaaaaaaaataattccaatTGTATCAACTGCATACAAGGGGTAGGTTctgtcatgtgtgtttttgcattgcACCTCAGTTGTTAAGTAAActtaatgaattaattttgaGGGAAACTTCTCCCGTATCTTTTTCATCCCTGGATTTAACTGACTGACTTCAACGCAGCTTGTTGGGAAAAGGCGCACACGTGCGTCTAATGAACCATCTGGAAATTAGCTGTTAGCTTTCTTGCTAACAATATTGGAAACCACTTGTTGGCTGAGACGTACACGATACCTCGACGCgcagaggaaacacaaaaatgttttgttgtctcAATATACTGCCAGTTCCACTGCAGGTAACACATATACAATCTTAAATTGTTCACTTGATTTTCATCTCctcaaaaaagaatttaaatttcaaGTAACTTCATTCTGTCATCCAAATCTGTTATTCTTTTTAGATGTGCATGGGAATGTGCCTTCACCAGGAAATTACAGAGGAGgccaaaaaagcaaaacttcAAAACTCTAAAATAGAACAAGACCTTTGTGAACAAGCCAAGACTGAGTTGAATGTCATGAAGATCCTCATGCTTGGTGTGTGTTAAAggagtttgtgtattttatgaaaCGGGAATTGACATTTACTAAACAGGAATTTCTCTGGTTTGTTCATCAGGAGCTGCAGAGAGTGGAAAGAGTACCCTGATCAAACAGATAAAGATAATTCACAGTCACGGCTTCTCTAAACAGGAGCTCATTAGTTTCAAGGTACAGTGAATGGGGCATTGTTGTTAATTTTTCACCACAAAAGAAACTATCCCAAGCTGTCGCTTACAACATCATTTTGACTTCCATTCTTCTCCACAGCCTGCAGTGTTAGACAACCTCCTGACCTCTATGAAGTTTGTTCTTCAAGGAATGGGGATGTTAAGGATAAACCTTGCAAACAAGAATAACACGGTCAGGACACTTCTGTTCTCTACAGATGCAGCTTCATTTCAGTTTGTTCTCTTGCTAATCTGCTGTTTATTGCAGCCCCTCTTTATTACACTAGATGTCAGTGTTTATCTGTGTACAACCCTGATCATTAGGGAAAAGTTCTGATGCTGAAAGACATGACAGTTGTCATTGATGCAATGCATAATCAAATTTAATTAGATTTACATAAGTGGAAATATGTAGAGTCCTGATCATATTTTGTCTTGTTCAGATGCACGCACGTTCCATCCTATCCTGCAGCCGGTGTTTGGGGGATGACCAGGAGCTGCTTCCTTTTGTGGGTCATGCTTTCTGTGCACTTTGGGCTGACCAAGGGGTGCGAGCAGCAGCGGCTAGAGGTTATGAGTTTGAGCTGAATGACTCCGCGCTCTAGTGAGTAGAATGACCTTAAGTGACCTACGCTGCACAGCGCCACCCAATTATGACTGACAGTGGGAAATGTCAGGGGAAATTGCCCAGTAAGAAGTGTCGTCATGGCTTGTCAATATAGAGCAACAGTAAAGCAACTGCTGAGAATAACTCGCTTCAGGAAATGATTCCTGTGACATTTGGTGAATGGTAGCCTTAATTGGgaccaaatttaaaaataaataaataaataaataactgtttaCACATCCAGGAAGATGGGAATGAGGGTTGAGAAGAAAATCATTAAAGTTAACCAGTTAGGGTAAAACAGAATCGTAAGTATGAAGCCATAGGTTTTGGGAATGTCTGAGAAATCGTATAATTTAACAGTATATATCTGCCATATATGTTATTGCAttatcatacattttaaaacactagtTATTAGAATACAGACatcctgtctttgtgtttatatcCAATTGCTGGCCTTCGGCCATGTTGTTGTGGCTTTTCAGTAGtttcttttaataaaagctgCCTGTGGAGTGTCATGCGTCTCACTACTCGACATAGCTTGTTGAGTGTGTTTTGCATAATCAGCGGAAGAGTGGATTGTTAACTGAAGAGTggattacattttacaaaatgacagcactgtgtgtttttatttgttttattttttatttttccactccTGGTTTCCTGCCAACTATGGAGAGATTATTTTATAACAGTTGACCCCACACACAAGTTACACACTGCTATGAGTGATCTATCTTGTGTTTCTGCTCCTATTagatctttatttatttcttcatatGATTATTTGATTTTGCCAAAGCTTTGTTAGCATTTGGCTACAGTCTTTAAATCCAAGGTAAATGTTctggtttttggttttggtcattttaatgTTACATGAAATGAATAACCATGTCGCGACGGCAACAGAGAGACCCTCCGGCAAGTTACCATACTGAGAAAAGTGACGATGTGGTGGCTTCATTACTGGAACTCTAAGGTTGGAGGCTGGAGAATGATATGAAACTCAACTAGCTCTCTTTCAGTGTTCTCACCCCGCATTGATTCTCTCTCTAGAAATACTTGAGCAGACAGTCATGACATGCTTGACTTCTCCAGGACCTGAGGGCATCTCAAAGTGAGAAATGATTTCctgggtattggacttgggcATGAATTGAACTGTCACTGCTGCTCCACTGAGTTAGCTGATAGatggaaacttttttttgctgctgctgaactGTATTGCAATATACAGATTTCTCTTTCGCATTGTTTTATTGATATAAATTAGTGGGACAAAATTACAAACACTGTTATGCCGCATAAGTTAGGTTTTTATAGAATTACAAATATGATAAACTCACTTGCGCAGTTGGGGCTTTTGACTCTAGTCTTTCTCTTTCAGATCTTGTTAATCAGCAGTGTTGCTGACATTGCCTAGTGTCACCATAAAGATTTCTGGTGGTTTTCTTGtggatgttcattgcatctagaATTGTTGTATTTGCTGCAGGATACAGTACAGAATACTGTATGGTTTAGTGTAATGGAATTCATATATCAGCAGCATTGCTAAACCTCCAGAATAACAGTTAAGGTGATTTAAAAATCTGTCTAAAACCATTTGAACAAGAACTGAACATAAAACCTTTTGTGGAAGTATAAATTTATTGCAGGACGGTTGtattaaaaagcattaatgaTAAACTAACAGCCCTTATAAACTAACAACTGAGTGAAGAGGTTATAGATGGACAATGTCCCAAATGGGACATTTGGTATATTTGCTACCATTAAAATTCCGTCAAATTTATTGAACCATTTTATATAATAAGCCTATAAACAACACACCTTTCAGTGAAAATGCCTGTGTGGCGTCTTGTTTACTTTCAGTTTCTTTGAAAACATGAGTCGCATCATCGCCCCCAACTACATTCCCACAGAGACAGATGTTCTGAGAGTGAGGGTGAGGACCTGTGGAATCATTGAGACGCAGTTTCAAGTTAATGACATGATCTTTCGGTAAGCCCGATCAAACTAGCTGTGTAAAGTCACGAGTGCTTGCAACATGATATAACTATAACTGGCAATGCTCATGTTTTTTATTGCCTtaataaaggtaaaaacattAATGACTCACGTCGGACTCTCTGTTCACTGGAAAGAAGCGCATCATATTTTGGCTTATTAGAGCGATgattaaattcataaatgtGCACAATTAAAACAGTAATTCACCCTTCCCTTTTGAGGGACATATACTCTTTGAAGCTTCATACTGATACATGATCAGTCAGGCTATTGGTGTGTTACGGCACAATGAAGCATTAAGTCATATTCCCTGTAAACGCTCTAGAGATTCTAATAAATGAATCTTGATTAAAATAAGGATATCACATCACTAAAGCGCATGTAGTTTAACACGTACAGTTTCACTTGGTGTATCAAAAAACACGAGTACACTGGGATTCGTGCCTTTTTATCTGATCCTCTCAAGCTCACGTAGACTAGATGTGACGTTTCTTTAAACTGCCATGTTCCGTTCTCTCGTCAGATATTCTAGTTAATCACTGGACTTTGTTGAGAACTTTCACACAATTCTGAGTGTTTGTAAGTGTAAATGGTGTGTTTTGGTCCCCTTTGCGCCTCACTTAATGAGGTCCAAGATTCCCAGCGGTTCAGTTTGGCTCAACAGCTAAATCTGATCAACTGTGGCAACTTTGTTCCTTTGTTCAAAACTTCTTCCCTTCTacaatttttatacatttgaagCCGCTGAAGAGACGACCCCCCCCTCCCATATTATTTACTGTTGCACACTTTAACACACTGTCCAAGAAAGTACATTGGTGATGCTCTGGAGACTCAGCGTCACTACCAGATTGAAGGGTCTTTGACAAAAGTGTAACTCCTGAGCTCAGGGAGGCAGTTCCTGGCCTTGACTCAGAAGTGAATTATTGATGGATCCATTGCTCTGGGTGTTCAAGGAATTCAGTGTGGATAGCATAGTGATGGagcactgaaacacaaactCTTCTTAGattgtaaacttttgttttccaaGTAAACAACCATTCAGGATGCCCCCTTTCTACTGCAAGGGTCACTATTAGAAACAAAATCCATACAAACCATAACTTGACATAACATGAATATTGCATATACTGTAgcttcttttaaactttttgaaaTGTTCAAGAATTTGACAATTTCACAGTACTTTTAGTGTCTGCAAGGTATGCAATGCATTCAGCTCAGCCTTTGAGGATATCTAAGTCTTcagtttcattagttttttttacttctataATCAGCAAAAACAGCAATTTAATACAAGTGTTGTTGATAATGCACCAATACATTTAAAGGAGTAGACTTGCAGTAAACACCATGCAACCTCATACTGTTTAGATTTTAATAGATACAGGTAACTGATGCACCTTGCACACCTGTAATGCAATTTCAgtaatgttttgttgatttgcattttgttttaattatctgACATTGCTTTCCATATTACTAAAACTTATGCTTGGTAGAAAGGTTTTTAGCGAAATAAAACTCTTGCATGTCCATAAGTGCTTCAGATCAAGTCAGTCTTGGGTAGATACCACCAGGTgtcaaaaaaacccaaataccATCTGCAAGAATTTAATATATGATCACTTTAAAGGTTTGATCCTGTTTTTTCACTTAATCTGAAAAATCTTCTAGTCATGGgtgaagattttcttttctaatgCTGTCAAATACCACAGTTGAAGCTTATTGTCCTCCTGCTTGTTCAAACTGATGCCTGACCTGGGAGATGAATGTTTCATTGTCTCTGACATCTCCAGCTGCAATCATGCACCTGGAGACTGCACCAAAAT includes these proteins:
- the LOC137100328 gene encoding ethanolamine-phosphate cytidylyltransferase-like isoform X1, with protein sequence MIKNGHHHHQISTAAGKDAGTTPGAAACSPEKRRRRIRVWCDGCYDMVHYGHSNQLRQAKAMGDYLIVGVHTDSEIARHKGPPVFTQEERYKMVRAIKWVDEVVEGAPYVTTLETLDKYNCDFCVHGDDITLTVDGKDTYEEVKQSGRYRECKRTQGVSTTDLVGRMLLMTKAHHSNIDSSDYQQHKGNFGKLHGQKGHSPWTGVSQFLQTSQKIIQFASGQEPQPGETIIYVAGAFDLFHIGHVDFLEAVHKLAEKPYIIVGLHFDQEVNRYKGKNYPIMNVHERTLSVLACRYVSEVVIGAPFAVTKDLLDHFKVDLVCHGKTEIYPDKDGSDPYAEPRRQGNLRTVDSGNTLTTDAIVQRIIKNRLLFEARNQKKEAKEIAVIQAMKRQEEEKTKERAKAVL
- the LOC137100328 gene encoding ethanolamine-phosphate cytidylyltransferase-like isoform X2 translates to MAVVTNYLFLAVNIAHSYDMVHYGHSNQLRQAKAMGDYLIVGVHTDSEIARHKGPPVFTQEERYKMVRAIKWVDEVVEGAPYVTTLETLDKYNCDFCVHGDDITLTVDGKDTYEEVKQSGRYRECKRTQGVSTTDLVGRMLLMTKAHHSNIDSSDYQQHKGNFGKLHGQKGHSPWTGVSQFLQTSQKIIQFASGQEPQPGETIIYVAGAFDLFHIGHVDFLEAVHKLAEKPYIIVGLHFDQEVNRYKGKNYPIMNVHERTLSVLACRYVSEVVIGAPFAVTKDLLDHFKVDLVCHGKTEIYPDKDGSDPYAEPRRQGNLRTVDSGNTLTTDAIVQRIIKNRLLFEARNQKKEAKEIAVIQAMKRQEEEKTKERAKAVL
- the LOC137100329 gene encoding guanine nucleotide-binding protein G(o) subunit alpha-like: MFCCLNILPVPLQMCMGMCLHQEITEEAKKAKLQNSKIEQDLCEQAKTELNVMKILMLGAAESGKSTLIKQIKIIHSHGFSKQELISFKPAVLDNLLTSMKFVLQGMGMLRINLANKNNTMHARSILSCSRCLGDDQELLPFVGHAFCALWADQGVRAAAARGYEFELNDSALYFFENMSRIIAPNYIPTETDVLRVRVRTCGIIETQFQVNDMIFRLYDVGGQRSERRKWLSCFDSIQAVVFVVALSSYDMTLMEDPSVNRLQESLELFTSISANTVFRNTSMILFMNKTDLFQEKILHSGRHLRFYLPIYKGADMDVDAAAHHITAMFSACNNHPDKPVYHHFTTATDTTNIQVVFHMVIDQIIKQNLTVLQLL